A genomic region of Thermodesulfobium narugense DSM 14796 contains the following coding sequences:
- the lysS gene encoding lysine--tRNA ligase, with the protein MKEHDEESFLIDKTLEDEYYKQRLLKINALRNMKIDPYPVESNFLDYISNIKNKFEENKLSETDETTVVGRLFSKRLHGKMSFADIIDFTGKIQIQLKKDILGEQYDFFKNYIDIGDFIQVSGNLFRTKTGEITVLVKTIKILSKALRALPEKWHGLKNVELRYRFRYLDLISNPKTRDIFVKRSKIISFIRKFFEERGFLEVETPMLHIIPGGASAKPFVTYHNVLEKNLFLRIAPELYLKRLLIGNFHKIFEINRSFRNEGVSVKHNPEFTMLEAYQAYSDLNDMMSLAEELLFYLCQNVLGTTDIVYQGKTYSFKPPLRRLDFDESIKEYVGLTEDQLKDKAFLQSFVKNLGCQFSEEWGLGKLKLEIFEHIVEKKIEEPTFVVGYPAEVSPLAKKDPLNPEKAHRFELIVAGREIGNAHSELNDPIYQKNMFLEQAKLKESGDEEAQSMDEDFIFALEHGMPPAGGLGLGIDRIVMLLTDSPSIRDVIFFPHLKPN; encoded by the coding sequence TTGAAAGAGCATGATGAAGAATCCTTTTTAATTGATAAAACTTTAGAGGACGAATATTATAAGCAAAGGCTTTTAAAAATAAATGCTTTAAGGAATATGAAAATTGACCCTTATCCGGTTGAGTCTAATTTTTTAGATTATATTTCTAACATAAAAAATAAATTTGAAGAAAATAAGCTATCTGAAACAGACGAAACAACTGTAGTTGGAAGACTTTTCTCTAAAAGACTTCACGGGAAGATGAGTTTTGCTGATATAATTGATTTTACTGGTAAAATACAAATACAATTAAAAAAGGACATTTTAGGTGAACAATATGATTTCTTTAAAAATTATATTGATATAGGAGATTTTATCCAGGTTTCGGGGAATCTGTTTAGAACTAAAACAGGTGAGATTACAGTTTTAGTTAAAACAATAAAAATATTGTCGAAAGCTTTGAGAGCTCTGCCGGAAAAATGGCATGGTCTAAAAAATGTTGAGTTAAGATATAGGTTTAGATATTTGGATCTTATATCTAATCCAAAAACAAGAGATATCTTTGTAAAGAGAAGTAAAATAATAAGTTTTATTAGAAAATTTTTTGAAGAGAGAGGTTTTTTAGAAGTTGAAACTCCAATGCTACACATAATACCAGGAGGTGCATCTGCAAAACCTTTTGTGACCTATCACAACGTTTTAGAGAAAAATTTATTTTTAAGAATTGCCCCTGAGTTGTATTTGAAAAGACTCTTGATTGGTAATTTTCATAAAATTTTTGAAATAAATAGATCATTTAGAAATGAAGGGGTTTCTGTTAAACACAATCCTGAATTTACAATGTTAGAAGCCTATCAGGCTTATTCTGACTTGAATGATATGATGTCCCTTGCAGAGGAGCTTTTATTTTATCTTTGTCAAAACGTTTTAGGTACTACAGATATTGTCTATCAGGGGAAGACTTACAGTTTCAAGCCACCTTTGAGAAGACTTGATTTTGACGAATCGATCAAAGAATATGTTGGTTTAACCGAGGATCAACTGAAGGATAAAGCTTTTTTGCAGTCTTTTGTAAAAAATTTAGGTTGCCAATTCAGCGAGGAATGGGGACTGGGAAAGTTAAAGCTTGAAATATTTGAGCACATTGTAGAGAAGAAAATTGAAGAACCTACCTTTGTAGTTGGCTACCCAGCAGAAGTTTCTCCACTGGCAAAAAAGGATCCTTTGAATCCAGAAAAAGCTCATAGATTTGAGTTGATTGTAGCTGGTAGGGAAATAGGAAATGCTCATAGCGAGTTGAACGATCCGATTTATCAAAAAAATATGTTTTTAGAACAAGCAAAATTAAAAGAAAGCGGAGATGAAGAAGCCCAGAGTATGGATGAAGATTTTATTTTTGCGCTCGAACACGGCATGCCACCTGCAGGTGGACTTGGTTTGGGAATTGATAGAATAGTTATGCTCCTGACTGATTCTCCTTCGATAAGGGATGTTATATTTTTTCCTCATTTAAAACCAAATTAA
- a CDS encoding endonuclease MutS2 encodes MSFKFDADDLDYKDVLKIICKKAFLPFVKENILNIKPLEIFELKIRQKCINDAINIIWKYSDPRERLQEIAIDSLVNYKNHLPFSFKNYFGLLLFLKAVSSIREFFLKTELNFNFFYDSSLKLNFPQKFFNLLINIFDDEGNIKDSASEKLGEIRKNIKKLEKELNSLLNDYIRGENKKYFQESIILERNGFYLLPVKIEYLDKIPGTIRDTSASGLTAYVEPYISAQIVSKIRLKREEELNELKLILKNLDKNFSDNKAIIQECVDFYETVDFFFSLGIYAKENNCIKPEYVDEMVIDFKNAKHPLLKNPIGQDFLLNKNLRGFILTGPNGGGKSVALKNLGLNVFLALSGLFVHASSAKIGPFKGLYSDLCDIQDLSLGLSSFTYHIDRLKHFLENDLKNVIILIDELGSGTDPKEGYALAKSIIKYLLTKGAFVCITTHIAELKITNIEGFQIAIGAMEYDKNSNLPTYRLVWNSVGNSHALDVAKKMGLPLEIISDAKEYLIGDRVYNEMIKLNELTEFYYKKVEELNNKEKILENERKFLKEKFEQLERDMKEQYEEKISQLNKLLSSVNLVAKELKRNLNQPKKDLVLESLKKWEELSSLINEKVLKREETSKDKIEINIGDYVNISTMNISGKVIKKQGKRSLVQTDKSKIWVDNSLLVFDKNESDKKLSKEYSNTFSVLSNLKNMGPNVEISVRGLRAEEAIQRVEKFIDKSLISNVPYVRIVHGKGEGILRKIIHEILEKHPQVKSFNLADPHEGGAGVTIVHFK; translated from the coding sequence ATGTCATTTAAATTTGATGCTGATGATTTAGATTATAAAGACGTTTTAAAAATCATTTGCAAAAAAGCATTTTTGCCTTTTGTTAAAGAAAATATTTTAAATATCAAGCCTTTAGAAATTTTTGAACTAAAAATAAGGCAAAAGTGTATTAATGATGCTATCAATATTATTTGGAAGTACTCTGATCCTAGAGAAAGGCTGCAAGAAATTGCTATTGATTCACTTGTTAATTATAAAAACCATCTTCCCTTTTCCTTTAAGAACTATTTTGGACTGTTGCTCTTTTTAAAAGCAGTTAGTTCAATTAGAGAATTTTTTTTAAAAACAGAACTTAATTTTAATTTTTTTTATGATAGTTCACTAAAGCTAAATTTCCCACAAAAATTTTTTAACCTCCTTATAAATATTTTTGATGATGAAGGTAATATAAAGGATAGTGCAAGCGAAAAATTAGGCGAAATAAGAAAAAATATAAAAAAACTTGAAAAAGAACTCAATAGTTTACTTAATGACTACATTAGAGGTGAAAACAAAAAATATTTTCAGGAAAGCATTATTCTAGAACGAAATGGTTTTTATTTACTTCCTGTAAAAATTGAATATTTAGATAAAATTCCAGGAACAATTAGGGACACTTCTGCTTCAGGACTTACAGCTTATGTTGAGCCTTATATTTCTGCACAAATAGTTAGTAAAATTAGATTGAAAAGGGAAGAAGAATTAAACGAATTAAAGTTAATACTTAAAAATCTTGATAAAAATTTTTCTGATAATAAAGCAATAATCCAAGAATGCGTTGATTTTTACGAAACTGTAGACTTTTTTTTCTCTTTAGGGATATACGCTAAAGAAAATAATTGTATAAAACCAGAGTATGTTGACGAAATGGTAATTGATTTTAAAAATGCAAAGCACCCTCTCTTAAAAAACCCAATTGGTCAAGATTTTTTATTAAACAAAAACTTAAGGGGTTTTATATTAACTGGACCAAACGGTGGCGGCAAGTCTGTTGCATTAAAAAACCTTGGTTTAAACGTCTTTTTAGCTCTCAGTGGACTTTTTGTGCATGCAAGTAGTGCAAAAATTGGTCCTTTTAAAGGGTTGTATTCAGATTTGTGTGATATACAGGATTTAAGTTTGGGACTTAGTTCCTTTACCTATCATATAGATAGATTAAAACATTTTTTGGAGAACGACCTAAAAAATGTGATAATTTTAATAGATGAGTTGGGTAGTGGAACAGATCCTAAAGAGGGCTATGCTCTGGCAAAGTCAATTATTAAATATCTTTTAACAAAAGGTGCATTTGTTTGTATAACTACTCACATTGCAGAATTAAAGATAACAAATATTGAAGGCTTTCAGATAGCTATAGGTGCAATGGAATATGATAAAAATTCAAATCTTCCTACTTATAGACTTGTGTGGAATTCTGTTGGTAATAGCCATGCTTTAGATGTTGCAAAGAAAATGGGTTTACCTTTAGAAATTATTTCTGATGCAAAAGAATATCTTATTGGCGATCGGGTTTATAATGAGATGATAAAGTTAAACGAACTTACAGAATTTTACTACAAAAAAGTTGAAGAATTAAACAATAAGGAAAAAATTTTAGAAAATGAAAGAAAATTTTTAAAAGAGAAATTTGAGCAGCTTGAAAGAGATATGAAAGAACAGTATGAAGAAAAAATATCTCAATTAAATAAATTGCTGTCTTCAGTAAACTTAGTTGCTAAAGAGTTGAAGAGAAATTTGAATCAACCAAAAAAAGATTTAGTGCTTGAAAGTTTAAAAAAATGGGAGGAATTGAGCAGCTTAATTAATGAAAAAGTTTTAAAAAGAGAAGAGACTTCTAAGGATAAAATAGAGATAAATATTGGCGATTATGTTAATATATCAACAATGAATATATCAGGGAAAGTAATAAAAAAACAAGGTAAAAGGAGCTTAGTACAAACAGATAAGTCTAAAATCTGGGTTGATAATTCTTTGTTAGTTTTTGATAAGAATGAATCTGACAAAAAGCTCTCTAAGGAGTATAGTAATACTTTTAGTGTTTTAAGTAATCTAAAAAACATGGGTCCTAATGTTGAAATTAGTGTTAGAGGTTTGAGAGCAGAAGAGGCAATACAAAGAGTCGAAAAATTTATAGATAAATCCTTAATTTCTAATGTCCCCTATGTAAGAATAGTACACGGCAAAGGAGAAGGCATATTAAGAAAAATTATTCATGAAATATTAGAAAAGCATCCACAAGTTAAAAGCTTTAATTTGGCTGATCCTCATGAAGGAGGTGCAGGAGTTACAATTGTACATTTTAAATAA
- a CDS encoding helix-turn-helix domain-containing protein translates to MTNEFGKFLKEARVRKGINQRRLALLSGIDPGYVNKLESGKMPPPSPKVLKNIASVLGIDELDLYLRAGYITDDLTKKFSEEPEFSMMFYALKVLSKEEQKSILDFVKFKLENWEKTDKSKN, encoded by the coding sequence TTGACAAATGAATTCGGTAAATTCTTAAAAGAAGCAAGAGTTCGAAAAGGCATTAACCAGAGGCGGCTTGCTCTGCTATCTGGGATAGATCCTGGTTATGTAAATAAGCTCGAATCTGGGAAGATGCCACCACCATCTCCAAAAGTCTTGAAAAATATAGCATCAGTTCTTGGGATAGATGAATTAGATTTATATCTAAGAGCAGGTTATATTACAGACGATTTAACAAAGAAGTTTTCTGAAGAACCTGAATTTAGCATGATGTTTTACGCTCTAAAGGTTTTGTCAAAAGAGGAACAAAAAAGTATTTTAGATTTTGTAAAATTTAAGCTTGAAAATTGGGAAAAGACAGACAAATCAAAAAATTGA
- a CDS encoding R3H domain-containing nucleic acid-binding protein translates to MGPDETIDDLRCLIDILPDDFKYPILELKNLNDIVEIVLDLGRYPEVRFPEDAFEITTKQVTREDLQNVVKKVGVFSGDNRAGIERTLHRISCIRNRSGEIVGLTLRVGRAVFGTIDIIKDIVESKENILLMGPPGIGKTTKLREIARVLSVDMKRRVIVIDTSNEIGGDGDIPHPAIGKSRRMQVPTPEKQHAVMIEAVENHMPQVIIVDEIGTELEAQAARTIAERGVQLIATAHGNSLVNLIMNPTLSDLVGGVQVVTLSDEEAKRRRTQKTIQERKTQPTFNVVIELLDREKMVIHKNVDKVVDQLLKGEQIRPEVRSKSSDGKIIIEEHRMELKEDKFEDKNSYNNLEAKRNLDVNVCKEFLNIFSFGVSKDILERVSKELRVSTNIVKDLNVADVVITLKGFLKSRGKFFDEVEDKNLPVYVMRSNTITQARKVLSEIIQLRSVNFEDMDFEKFEALREAEEAIKKVLRDKVSVELSPRNAYFRRLQHQLVEKYNLFSESLDEEPRRRVKIFAK, encoded by the coding sequence TTGGGACCAGATGAAACTATTGATGATTTAAGATGTCTTATTGACATCTTGCCAGATGATTTCAAATATCCAATCTTAGAGCTCAAGAATCTAAACGATATTGTAGAAATTGTTTTAGATCTAGGTAGATATCCTGAAGTAAGATTTCCAGAGGATGCGTTCGAAATAACCACTAAACAAGTAACAAGAGAAGACTTACAAAACGTGGTAAAAAAAGTTGGCGTCTTTTCGGGCGATAATAGGGCTGGCATAGAAAGAACATTGCACAGAATTTCCTGTATAAGAAATAGATCAGGAGAAATTGTTGGTTTAACGCTCAGAGTAGGCAGAGCTGTTTTTGGAACTATAGATATAATAAAGGATATAGTAGAAAGCAAAGAAAATATACTTTTGATGGGCCCTCCTGGTATTGGTAAAACTACAAAATTAAGAGAAATTGCTAGGGTTTTATCGGTAGACATGAAAAGAAGAGTAATTGTTATAGATACCTCGAACGAAATAGGTGGAGATGGTGATATTCCTCACCCTGCAATAGGGAAATCAAGAAGAATGCAGGTTCCAACTCCTGAAAAACAGCATGCTGTAATGATTGAAGCTGTGGAAAATCATATGCCACAAGTCATTATAGTAGATGAAATTGGCACAGAACTAGAAGCTCAAGCAGCAAGAACTATAGCTGAAAGGGGGGTTCAGCTTATTGCAACTGCTCATGGAAATAGCCTTGTTAATCTAATTATGAATCCAACTTTAAGTGATCTTGTAGGAGGTGTTCAGGTAGTAACCCTATCAGATGAAGAGGCTAAGAGAAGAAGAACACAAAAGACAATTCAGGAAAGGAAAACCCAGCCTACTTTTAATGTAGTTATAGAACTTTTAGACAGAGAAAAGATGGTAATACACAAAAATGTAGATAAAGTTGTAGATCAACTATTAAAGGGTGAACAAATAAGACCAGAAGTACGTTCAAAGTCGAGTGATGGAAAAATAATAATTGAAGAACATCGCATGGAGTTAAAAGAAGATAAATTTGAAGATAAAAATTCTTACAATAATTTAGAAGCAAAAAGGAATCTTGATGTAAATGTTTGTAAAGAGTTTTTAAATATCTTTTCATTTGGAGTTAGTAAAGACATTTTAGAACGAGTATCAAAAGAACTAAGAGTTTCTACAAATATAGTTAAAGATCTAAATGTTGCAGATGTTGTTATAACACTAAAAGGTTTTTTGAAATCAAGAGGGAAATTCTTTGATGAAGTTGAAGATAAGAATCTTCCTGTATATGTTATGAGGAGCAATACTATAACACAGGCGAGAAAGGTCTTGTCGGAAATTATACAACTTAGATCAGTTAATTTTGAAGATATGGATTTTGAAAAATTTGAGGCTTTGAGGGAGGCAGAAGAAGCTATTAAAAAAGTTTTAAGAGATAAAGTTTCTGTTGAATTAAGTCCAAGAAATGCTTATTTCAGAAGACTTCAACACCAACTAGTAGAAAAATATAATCTCTTTTCAGAAAGCCTGGATGAAGAACCTAGGAGAAGAGTGAAGATCTTTGCAAAATAA
- a CDS encoding PSP1 domain-containing protein — MNYYYVKVLPLRRFGYFSSEEVFSKGDCVVVEGNFGIEMGIIDSIVEETFENIEKVKKIIKLASREDISGIQEREEKAKEILSLSKELARELKLEMKFLKAAYNTDGSKITIYFTADGRIDFRELIKEITKRVKKTRVELFQVGSRDAVKLLGAIGSCGREVCCTTFLDEIDTISVKMVKDQGLQLNPTKISGVCGRLLCCMAYEYPFYASCKSCFPNIDDVIKTPRGIGRVIENRYLKNSFVVMYEDGLKEEISLDQWRKVKDNETA; from the coding sequence ATGAACTATTATTATGTTAAGGTTTTGCCATTAAGAAGATTTGGATATTTTTCTTCCGAAGAAGTCTTTTCAAAGGGAGATTGTGTTGTAGTTGAAGGAAATTTTGGTATTGAGATGGGAATTATTGACTCAATAGTAGAGGAAACTTTTGAGAATATTGAGAAAGTAAAAAAAATCATAAAATTAGCTAGCAGAGAAGATATTAGTGGAATACAAGAGAGAGAAGAAAAAGCTAAAGAAATTCTTTCTCTTTCAAAAGAGCTTGCGAGAGAGCTAAAACTCGAAATGAAATTTCTTAAGGCTGCATATAACACTGATGGTTCTAAAATTACGATTTACTTTACAGCAGATGGAAGGATTGATTTCAGAGAGCTAATTAAAGAAATTACTAAAAGAGTAAAAAAAACAAGGGTTGAACTATTTCAAGTTGGTTCTAGAGATGCTGTAAAGTTGTTGGGCGCTATTGGGAGTTGTGGTAGAGAGGTTTGCTGTACTACTTTTTTGGATGAGATTGATACAATTTCAGTAAAAATGGTAAAGGATCAGGGACTGCAATTAAATCCTACTAAAATATCAGGTGTTTGTGGTAGACTTTTGTGTTGTATGGCATATGAATATCCTTTTTATGCTTCTTGTAAATCTTGTTTCCCAAACATAGATGATGTAATTAAGACTCCAAGAGGCATTGGAAGAGTTATTGAGAATAGATATCTTAAAAACTCATTTGTAGTGATGTATGAAGACGGTTTGAAGGAAGAGATCTCTTTAGATCAGTGGCGTAAAGTAAAGGACAATGAAACGGCGTAG
- a CDS encoding CCA tRNA nucleotidyltransferase, whose product MLNKIHILLDNNAYEDVFLVGGAVRDLLIGKEISDYDFLVSEGSVSDIAKLLASNLGGKFFFLKGANYSSKTIRILKEGLQIDISEPKGSNLQEDLLERDFTINSMAIRMSDGALFDSAEGIRDLINKRIRLTSDLAFIKDPVRLIRAYRFVAEMNFQLDERTGILIMEQAPLISQVPSERVRDEIFKILNLKNSADVLYNLWKAGILKIIFPELTLLEKVSAEPQRFHHLNGLEHSFEALRCLERILLFKSPIWHDISEKLTHYLNHIIGGGRKNLQLLKLATLLHDVGKPITMKLDSNKTSFLNHDQEGSIIVEKIARRMRLSKSEIKELKHLVKNHMQPIFIPPENSEAHILKFLSRTYPYTVNITLLSLADRLSSRGQKITLSYILERYRLYKKIIKTSLYYEPPKKLPLNGKEIMKLLNLEPGPTVGIALKMLKGAMIRGEVKDEEDAKAFLLEKFNNLKIKK is encoded by the coding sequence TTGCTCAATAAAATTCACATCCTATTAGACAACAACGCTTATGAGGATGTTTTTTTAGTTGGAGGAGCAGTTAGAGACTTATTAATTGGCAAAGAAATAAGCGACTATGACTTCCTCGTTTCTGAGGGGTCTGTGTCAGATATAGCCAAATTATTAGCTAGTAATTTAGGCGGGAAGTTTTTCTTTCTTAAGGGCGCTAACTATTCTTCTAAAACAATTCGTATATTAAAAGAAGGTTTGCAAATAGACATATCAGAACCAAAGGGCAGTAACCTTCAAGAAGATTTATTAGAAAGAGATTTTACAATAAACTCAATGGCCATAAGAATGAGCGACGGAGCTCTCTTTGATTCAGCTGAGGGGATTAGAGATTTAATTAACAAAAGAATTAGACTAACCAGCGACCTTGCCTTTATCAAAGACCCTGTCAGACTCATTAGAGCCTATAGATTTGTCGCCGAAATGAATTTTCAGTTAGATGAGAGAACAGGTATTTTGATTATGGAACAAGCACCTCTAATATCTCAAGTTCCTTCAGAACGAGTTCGAGATGAAATTTTCAAAATTTTAAACCTAAAGAATTCTGCTGACGTTCTTTATAATCTCTGGAAAGCAGGTATTTTGAAAATAATATTCCCAGAGCTGACATTACTTGAAAAAGTTAGTGCAGAACCCCAAAGATTTCATCATTTAAATGGACTTGAGCATTCTTTTGAAGCACTCAGATGTCTTGAGAGGATTTTACTTTTCAAATCTCCTATCTGGCACGATATATCAGAAAAACTAACACATTATTTAAATCATATAATAGGCGGTGGCAGGAAGAATCTACAATTATTAAAGTTAGCTACTCTTTTACACGATGTGGGAAAACCTATAACTATGAAACTAGATTCTAATAAAACAAGCTTTCTTAATCACGATCAGGAAGGTTCTATAATAGTTGAAAAAATTGCCAGAAGAATGCGACTGTCAAAATCAGAGATAAAAGAGCTAAAACATTTGGTTAAGAATCATATGCAACCGATTTTTATACCACCTGAAAATTCTGAAGCTCATATATTAAAATTTCTAAGCAGAACTTATCCTTATACCGTCAATATTACTCTTCTTAGTTTAGCAGACAGACTATCAAGCAGAGGCCAGAAAATTACCCTTTCTTATATATTAGAAAGATACAGATTATACAAAAAAATTATTAAGACGTCTCTTTACTACGAACCACCTAAAAAATTACCACTAAATGGAAAAGAAATAATGAAGCTATTAAACCTTGAACCTGGACCTACAGTTGGCATAGCATTAAAAATGTTAAAAGGAGCCATGATAAGGGGAGAAGTTAAAGACGAAGAAGATGCAAAGGCATTCCTTTTAGAAAAATTCAATAATTTGAAAATAAAAAAGTAG
- a CDS encoding FAD-dependent oxidoreductase, producing MDKFNVIVIGAGPAGLKTAMRLKRLDFNQKILVIDKGTYPSFAACGMPFYLEGLVKDFDDLRKTSFGSLRDENYFKNYANIDLLLDYLVTEIDPESKTVVVLNNVSHDTFRFQYNKLVIATGSKAIVPPIEGLSIEDENLFTLKDPSDSIKVKSYLEKNKVNSACILGAGLIGCEVASSLFNSNIDVSIFEIFDWPLAALIDKEIGLYLKKQMFNNGMEIFTGEKVVKFVSKNKKTIKAISEKREVNADIFLICSGVRPDTEIAKKAGLEVSTKGAIITNEFLQTSNPDIYAVGDCIEIKNLLTNKTFYAPMATYANRLGRLVANNIMNNNTQTFDGSIGTAIVKVLDFNIAKTGLSEKEAKDLNIDFETVYYSGFDKPHYMSESNKINIKLIFDKKTDNLIGAQCIGKKANVDKTIDIAATIIQNKILNNKVLNLDLSYSPPFSNSVDILIQGFQIYENKKNNMYKGISFEEVKEILENDKNMENVVLLDVRSEDEFKKVPSPFKNVINIPIDYLYNSDLEYIKNKKIIIYCGTGSRSYQASVMLKSKGFREVYNLEAGVSGFY from the coding sequence TTGGATAAATTTAATGTGATTGTAATCGGAGCTGGACCAGCAGGGCTTAAAACTGCAATGAGATTGAAAAGATTAGATTTTAATCAGAAAATTTTAGTTATAGATAAAGGAACGTATCCCTCATTTGCTGCTTGCGGAATGCCATTTTATCTGGAAGGTTTAGTAAAAGATTTTGATGACTTGCGAAAGACATCATTTGGATCTTTAAGAGATGAAAATTATTTTAAGAATTACGCTAACATAGATTTATTACTAGATTACTTGGTTACCGAAATTGATCCAGAATCAAAAACCGTTGTGGTCCTAAATAATGTAAGTCATGATACATTTAGATTCCAATACAACAAACTTGTAATAGCTACAGGTTCAAAAGCTATTGTTCCCCCCATAGAAGGGCTTTCGATTGAAGACGAAAATCTTTTCACGCTAAAGGACCCATCAGATTCAATAAAAGTTAAATCTTATTTAGAAAAGAATAAAGTCAACAGCGCTTGTATTCTAGGTGCTGGTTTAATTGGGTGTGAAGTTGCTTCATCGCTTTTTAATTCTAATATAGATGTTTCAATCTTTGAAATCTTTGATTGGCCTCTTGCAGCACTTATAGACAAAGAAATAGGGTTATATTTAAAAAAACAAATGTTCAACAATGGAATGGAAATATTTACAGGTGAAAAAGTAGTAAAATTTGTCTCAAAAAACAAAAAAACAATTAAGGCCATTTCTGAAAAAAGAGAGGTAAATGCAGATATATTCCTTATATGTTCAGGAGTAAGACCAGACACAGAAATAGCAAAAAAAGCTGGATTAGAAGTGTCAACAAAAGGTGCAATAATAACAAATGAATTTCTACAAACTTCAAACCCTGATATTTACGCAGTTGGTGACTGTATAGAAATAAAAAATTTATTAACTAACAAAACCTTTTATGCACCAATGGCAACTTATGCTAACAGACTTGGGAGACTTGTTGCAAATAATATTATGAACAACAACACTCAAACTTTTGATGGATCAATAGGAACTGCAATAGTTAAAGTATTAGATTTTAATATTGCCAAAACTGGCCTGAGCGAAAAAGAGGCAAAGGATTTGAATATTGATTTTGAAACAGTTTATTATTCTGGTTTTGATAAACCACATTATATGAGTGAGAGCAATAAAATAAACATTAAACTTATTTTTGATAAAAAAACTGATAATTTAATCGGAGCTCAATGTATAGGCAAAAAAGCCAATGTGGACAAAACAATTGATATTGCTGCAACAATTATTCAAAATAAGATTTTGAATAATAAAGTTCTAAACTTAGATCTGTCATATTCCCCTCCATTTTCAAATTCTGTAGACATTTTGATTCAGGGCTTTCAAATATATGAAAACAAAAAGAACAATATGTACAAAGGAATTTCATTCGAAGAAGTAAAAGAAATTTTAGAAAATGATAAAAATATGGAAAACGTAGTATTATTAGATGTAAGATCAGAAGATGAATTTAAAAAAGTTCCTTCTCCCTTCAAGAACGTTATCAACATACCTATTGATTATTTATATAATTCTGATTTAGAATATATTAAAAATAAAAAGATTATCATATACTGTGGCACAGGCTCAAGGTCTTATCAGGCATCAGTAATGTTGAAAAGTAAAGGCTTTAGGGAAGTATACAACCTGGAAGCAGGAGTTAGTGGTTTTTACTAA
- the tmk gene encoding dTMP kinase, which yields MQNNKKGLFITFEGIEKCGKTTQSKLLYDKLLSLGEKVVYLKDPGVTEVGENFRNALLYGKNISVETEVLLFLACRAQLVNEHIFPALKDDKIVICDRFSDSTFAYQGYGRNVNLSFLKSLDKFATKGIKPDITFLFDFSFFEAKQRFLDSKDRMETESIEFHNRVRAGYLDLASMEPDRFCILYSKLNIEKLHEIVLKKVLERKNERRCSRKD from the coding sequence TTGCAAAATAATAAAAAGGGTTTATTTATTACTTTTGAAGGAATTGAAAAATGTGGTAAAACTACTCAGTCAAAGTTGCTCTATGATAAACTCCTTTCCTTAGGAGAGAAAGTAGTTTATTTGAAAGATCCAGGAGTTACAGAAGTGGGAGAGAATTTTAGAAATGCTTTATTATATGGCAAAAATATTTCTGTGGAAACAGAGGTTCTACTGTTTCTTGCTTGTAGGGCTCAACTGGTAAATGAACATATTTTTCCAGCACTAAAAGATGACAAAATCGTTATTTGCGATAGGTTTTCTGATTCCACTTTTGCATATCAGGGTTATGGAAGGAACGTTAATTTGTCGTTTTTAAAAAGTCTTGATAAGTTTGCAACAAAAGGAATAAAACCTGATATCACCTTTCTTTTTGATTTCTCTTTTTTTGAAGCAAAACAGAGGTTTTTAGATAGCAAGGATAGAATGGAGACTGAGAGCATAGAATTTCATAATAGAGTAAGAGCAGGATATCTTGACCTTGCTTCAATGGAACCGGATAGGTTTTGTATTTTGTATTCAAAACTGAATATAGAAAAACTTCATGAAATCGTTCTAAAAAAGGTTTTAGAGAGAAAGAATGAAAGAAGATGTTCGAGAAAAGATTAG
- the greA gene encoding transcription elongation factor GreA, which produces MKEIINLTQEGYDRLKNELEYLRDVKLKEISERIQEAKDFAEDFGNLEYEEAKSEQAMVLARVNELEAQLSNARIIDKDKIEISRVGIGCKVVVKDLNKKTIKEYTILEPIEADPVNGKISFQSPVGKALFGKQVGDEVTVHTPGGQTIKLKVVSIERA; this is translated from the coding sequence ATGAAAGAGATAATTAATTTGACTCAAGAGGGTTACGATAGATTAAAAAATGAGCTCGAATATCTTAGAGATGTTAAATTAAAAGAAATATCAGAAAGGATTCAAGAAGCAAAGGACTTTGCAGAAGATTTTGGCAATCTTGAGTATGAAGAGGCAAAAAGCGAGCAGGCTATGGTTCTTGCAAGAGTTAATGAATTAGAAGCTCAACTTTCCAATGCAAGAATAATCGATAAAGATAAAATAGAAATATCGAGGGTTGGTATAGGTTGTAAAGTTGTGGTAAAGGATCTTAACAAAAAAACTATAAAGGAATATACTATTTTAGAACCTATTGAGGCAGATCCTGTAAATGGAAAGATATCTTTTCAATCTCCAGTAGGAAAGGCTTTATTTGGGAAACAAGTAGGAGATGAGGTTACTGTTCACACTCCAGGTGGTCAAACTATAAAATTAAAGGTGGTAAGCATTGAAAGAGCATGA